In the genome of Desulfofarcimen acetoxidans DSM 771, one region contains:
- a CDS encoding ABC transporter substrate-binding protein — MLGKKVMCVILSCITMLFVLAGCGQTESQKVSKTGSANQELVVAVSSDVMNWDLEKFPDGDARFVWSQIYETLVRLSTDLKEQPGLAVSWEPAAGGSEWIFHLRKNVKFSDGSPFNAQAVVYSYSQRADVMKRKLLPLKSIEVIDDYTVKFICTKPTPLPSYLTHVAWPVMSPSSLDDKGTFKGPVGSGPYKLDKHVKDQEIVMVRNANYWGTPGTLDRVVFKVIPDVATRLMALQSGQVDMALKLNEIDAKRLSAEPGVKIHKRLSTFTDFMQFNTIKGPFEDVNVRRAVALSVNSEKIVQELLGGIGVAAKGRPLSPVMQYSNSDLKIVPDLEKAKKLLAEAGWKDGNGDGVVEKNGKPLQVSMLLAPWSPRQKIEAEAVQGQLKEAGIDLKIQIMESGAITAAEKAGNFDILLRSGYYTWGDYPHHLRLHTSKDLSSHYNNQEYDQLVAQAEAEQDENLKKDLYNKLQKMIVEQVPAVYTIHEEKVVATRDWVKNYQITAEDPWLNLAGIKVEK; from the coding sequence ATCAGGAATTGGTGGTGGCTGTCTCCAGTGATGTAATGAATTGGGATTTGGAAAAGTTTCCCGACGGTGATGCCAGGTTTGTCTGGTCTCAAATTTATGAGACTTTAGTGCGTCTGAGCACTGATTTAAAAGAACAGCCTGGTTTGGCTGTATCTTGGGAGCCTGCTGCAGGTGGTTCGGAATGGATATTTCACCTGCGAAAAAATGTGAAGTTCAGCGATGGGTCTCCGTTTAATGCTCAGGCTGTAGTATATTCCTACAGCCAGCGGGCGGACGTTATGAAGCGCAAGTTGCTTCCGCTAAAAAGTATTGAAGTCATTGATGATTATACCGTTAAATTTATTTGCACAAAACCTACTCCGTTACCGTCATATTTGACACATGTGGCCTGGCCTGTTATGAGTCCCAGTAGTTTGGATGATAAAGGAACTTTTAAAGGTCCGGTAGGAAGCGGTCCATATAAGTTGGATAAGCACGTAAAGGATCAGGAAATTGTTATGGTGCGCAACGCAAATTATTGGGGTACACCTGGTACATTGGACAGGGTGGTGTTCAAAGTTATACCTGATGTCGCCACACGGTTAATGGCACTGCAGTCAGGGCAGGTTGATATGGCTCTTAAATTAAATGAAATAGATGCAAAACGCTTATCCGCTGAGCCGGGAGTGAAAATTCACAAAAGGCTGTCAACTTTTACTGATTTTATGCAGTTCAATACCATCAAAGGTCCTTTTGAAGATGTTAATGTTCGCCGTGCTGTTGCACTATCTGTGAACAGTGAAAAAATCGTTCAGGAATTGCTCGGCGGTATTGGCGTAGCAGCTAAAGGCAGACCTCTCTCTCCGGTAATGCAGTACAGTAATTCTGATCTGAAAATAGTTCCCGATCTTGAAAAAGCCAAGAAGTTATTGGCTGAAGCAGGCTGGAAAGACGGTAACGGAGACGGGGTTGTTGAGAAAAACGGGAAACCCTTGCAGGTTAGTATGCTGCTGGCTCCCTGGAGTCCCAGGCAAAAAATAGAAGCAGAGGCAGTTCAGGGGCAATTGAAAGAGGCAGGGATTGATTTGAAAATACAAATCATGGAATCAGGTGCCATTACTGCAGCAGAAAAGGCCGGTAATTTTGATATATTATTGCGTAGCGGTTACTATACTTGGGGCGATTACCCGCATCATTTGAGATTGCACACTTCTAAAGATTTGTCGAGTCACTATAATAATCAAGAATATGACCAACTGGTAGCACAGGCTGAAGCGGAACAGGATGAAAACCTCAAGAAAGATTTGTATAATAAGCTGCAGAAAATGATTGTGGAACAAGTCCCGGCTGTATACACTATTCATGAGGAGAAAGTAGTAGCTACTCGTGACTGGGTGAAAAATTATCAGATTACCGCTGAAGATCCTTGGCTTAACTTGGCCGGAATTAAGGTGGAAAAATAG
- a CDS encoding NifB/NifX family molybdenum-iron cluster-binding protein, with translation MEGKVAISAFGNDAEAMYSPHFGAASHFVIYNLSTGETEVVENVAHNLSAGRGEMAARLLLEHGIKAVVTQLIGPRPFRTFQENGVNIYPGLRLMVEDITRAVQEERLSPPLSGPTEESHSGGECNSKNCSKCSEAASTSAQITENIKEEVKESEQG, from the coding sequence GTGGAAGGTAAAGTAGCTATTTCGGCATTTGGAAACGATGCTGAAGCCATGTATTCTCCTCATTTCGGTGCCGCAAGTCATTTCGTAATTTATAATCTTTCTACAGGAGAGACTGAGGTGGTCGAAAATGTTGCTCACAATCTTTCTGCCGGTCGTGGGGAAATGGCGGCCAGACTGCTTCTGGAACATGGCATCAAGGCGGTAGTAACCCAGCTCATTGGCCCAAGACCCTTTAGAACTTTTCAGGAAAATGGCGTAAACATTTACCCTGGGTTGCGACTAATGGTAGAAGACATTACAAGGGCAGTCCAAGAAGAGCGCTTAAGTCCGCCTTTGAGTGGTCCAACCGAAGAGTCGCATTCCGGAGGAGAATGTAATTCTAAAAATTGCAGCAAATGCAGCGAGGCTGCATCCACATCCGCTCAGATAACTGAAAATATCAAAGAAGAAGTAAAAGAATCCGAACAAGGATAG
- the nikB gene encoding nickel ABC transporter permease produces MILYLLKRLFYLIPVMFGVSIITFALINLAPGDPAEILLRSSGVEPTLEAVEAMREEFGLNNSVYMQYFHWLVKVLQLDLGNSFRTGQPVALEVLSRFPATLELTLAALFFMLLLAVPSGICAALYKNAWIDHFSRLVALFGASMPAFWLGLLLIYILAVKLHLFPVMGRGGWSHLVLPSATLGFGLAATYTRLLRSSMLDVLGQDFIKVARAKGLQEKLIISRHAMRNALLPVVTVFGMSFGHLLGGTAIVETIFAWPGVGRLCVDSIFNRDYPVIQAYVLLMALVFVLVNLIVDISYVFLDPRIRLGKGDRYER; encoded by the coding sequence ATGATACTATATTTATTAAAACGTTTATTTTACCTTATACCGGTAATGTTTGGTGTCTCTATTATAACTTTTGCTTTGATTAATCTTGCACCGGGAGATCCTGCAGAAATCCTTTTGCGGAGCAGCGGAGTGGAACCGACACTCGAAGCGGTTGAGGCAATGAGAGAAGAATTTGGCCTGAATAATAGTGTTTATATGCAGTATTTTCATTGGTTGGTTAAAGTGCTGCAGCTTGATTTGGGCAATTCCTTTCGTACGGGTCAACCTGTGGCGCTGGAAGTGTTAAGCCGTTTTCCGGCAACTCTTGAGTTAACTCTGGCCGCTTTGTTTTTCATGCTTTTATTGGCGGTACCTAGCGGGATCTGTGCTGCTTTATATAAAAACGCCTGGATAGATCATTTTAGTCGCTTGGTAGCCTTATTCGGTGCATCTATGCCTGCGTTTTGGCTGGGTTTGTTGTTGATCTATATTCTGGCGGTTAAACTGCACCTTTTTCCTGTAATGGGGCGGGGTGGGTGGAGTCATCTGGTGCTGCCGTCTGCAACTCTTGGGTTTGGTCTGGCGGCCACTTATACCCGTCTGTTGAGGAGCAGTATGTTGGATGTTCTGGGGCAGGATTTTATTAAGGTGGCTCGAGCCAAGGGGCTGCAAGAGAAGCTGATCATTTCACGGCATGCCATGAGAAATGCCCTCTTACCTGTGGTAACTGTTTTTGGCATGAGTTTTGGGCATCTGTTGGGAGGCACGGCCATTGTGGAAACAATTTTCGCCTGGCCGGGAGTCGGAAGATTATGTGTAGACTCTATTTTTAATCGTGACTATCCGGTGATTCAGGCCTATGTGCTGTTGATGGCCTTAGTGTTTGTTTTGGTTAACCTAATAGTAGATATATCTTATGTTTTTCTGGATCCACGGATTCGTTTGGGAAAGGGAGACCGGTATGAGCGGTAA
- the nikC gene encoding nickel ABC transporter permease subunit NikC: MSGKGLLGATLARLLKDRLALIGLGIIMLVFFTGVFAPFITPHDPDEVKLEQILLPVTADYPLGTDHLGRCVLSRLIFGTRVSVSTSLLVLITIMLIGIPIGTLSGYYGGRIDNFIMRIIDVLLAFPGLILTLVIAGMLGPNLINVMIALSAVWWVGYARVVRGMVLSIKEKEYVLGARAAGTSNINILVRHIIPNVLSPVIVMATLDMGKLILAISSLSFLGLGAQPPTPEWGAMLNDGKNYMQVAPNLMLFPGIAIMVLVLAFNLLGDGLRDAFDPRSSTER, from the coding sequence ATGAGCGGTAAAGGTTTGTTGGGAGCGACTCTGGCAAGGCTTCTTAAAGATAGGCTTGCTTTAATTGGGTTAGGCATAATCATGCTCGTTTTTTTTACAGGGGTATTTGCGCCTTTTATAACGCCACATGATCCGGATGAAGTTAAACTCGAACAAATATTATTGCCTGTTACTGCCGATTATCCTTTAGGTACCGATCATTTGGGCCGCTGCGTACTTTCCCGCTTAATATTTGGAACCAGAGTGTCAGTCAGCACGTCACTGCTGGTTTTAATAACAATTATGCTAATCGGTATTCCTATAGGAACGCTTTCAGGATACTACGGGGGAAGAATAGATAATTTTATCATGCGTATTATTGATGTGCTGCTGGCTTTTCCCGGCCTTATTTTGACTCTGGTTATTGCCGGTATGTTGGGGCCAAACCTTATCAATGTGATGATTGCTTTATCTGCGGTATGGTGGGTAGGTTATGCACGGGTTGTCAGAGGTATGGTTTTGTCGATAAAAGAAAAAGAATATGTTTTGGGTGCCAGAGCAGCCGGTACATCAAATATAAATATTTTAGTCCGTCACATTATACCCAATGTATTATCTCCTGTGATAGTAATGGCCACTTTGGATATGGGGAAGCTGATTTTAGCCATTTCCAGTCTGTCTTTTCTGGGTTTAGGGGCTCAACCGCCCACGCCTGAGTGGGGGGCTATGCTTAATGACGGAAAGAATTATATGCAGGTGGCACCGAATTTAATGCTTTTTCCCGGGATAGCAATAATGGTGTTGGTACTGGCTTTCAATCTCTTGGGAGATGGTCTGCGAGACGCTTTTGATCCCAGAAGTTCGACTGAAAGGTAG
- a CDS encoding ABC transporter ATP-binding protein, translating to MLNNAVFQVNDLKTYFYTGSGVVKAVNGVSFQVQAGKTLCIVGESGCGKSITLLSLLGLIEVPGKIISGEVYLNDRDILKLSSQELRKIRGKEISLIFQDPMTSLNPVLKIGCQLTETILAHENCSKKEARDRSVSMLKKVGLPDPEKIMKRFSFQLSGGMRQRVMIAQALSLFPEVLIADEPTTALDVTVQAQILWELKKIQKEFNTALILVTHNLGVVAELADEVAVMYAGSIVEYGPVLNIFETPLHPYTQALLNSMPKFGYYHDLPVPIQGQPPNLLNLPEQCAFAPRCSYVDNVCLGHKPGLTTINPGHKAACHKLKKPFKEGSVA from the coding sequence ATGTTAAACAATGCTGTTTTTCAAGTTAATGATTTGAAAACATATTTTTATACCGGCTCAGGAGTGGTAAAGGCTGTTAACGGGGTCAGTTTTCAGGTTCAGGCAGGTAAAACACTCTGTATTGTTGGGGAAAGCGGTTGCGGAAAAAGCATCACTTTATTATCTCTGTTGGGTTTGATTGAAGTTCCGGGAAAGATTATCAGCGGGGAAGTCTATTTAAATGATCGGGACATATTAAAACTTTCTTCGCAAGAACTGCGTAAAATCAGGGGCAAAGAGATTTCTTTAATTTTTCAGGATCCCATGACTTCATTGAACCCGGTGCTAAAAATAGGTTGTCAGCTTACTGAAACAATTCTTGCCCATGAGAACTGTTCTAAAAAGGAAGCCAGAGACAGATCAGTAAGTATGCTTAAAAAGGTTGGGCTGCCTGACCCGGAAAAAATCATGAAAAGATTCTCTTTTCAACTGAGCGGGGGAATGAGGCAGAGAGTTATGATTGCACAAGCACTGTCTTTGTTTCCTGAAGTTTTGATTGCCGATGAACCCACCACCGCTTTAGATGTAACGGTACAGGCGCAAATCTTATGGGAGCTTAAAAAAATACAGAAAGAATTTAATACGGCTTTGATTCTTGTAACCCATAATTTGGGGGTTGTAGCGGAACTGGCTGATGAAGTGGCGGTAATGTATGCCGGTTCAATTGTAGAATACGGGCCTGTACTGAATATATTTGAAACCCCGCTGCATCCCTATACACAAGCTTTGCTGAATTCAATGCCTAAATTTGGTTATTATCATGATTTGCCGGTGCCGATTCAGGGACAACCGCCAAATTTGCTTAATCTGCCGGAACAATGTGCCTTTGCACCGCGCTGCTCGTATGTTGATAATGTTTGTCTGGGTCATAAACCCGGCTTAACGACAATTAATCCGGGACACAAAGCGGCTTGTCATAAGCTGAAAAAACCTTTCAAGGAAGGTTCTGTAGCATGA
- a CDS encoding ABC transporter ATP-binding protein — translation MILLKVANLKKKYNTSFGHFSAAKEIVYAVEDISFSLRQGETLALAGESGCGKSTLARLILRLEEPTGGKIIFAGEDITNLSGKKLRHIRKNMQIVFQDSSSSLNQLQTVGASIEEPLNNFQIRTPKDRKQRVEELMEMVGIDRGYINKYPHQLSGGQRQRVSLARALAITPRLLVLDEPVSSLDVSIQAQILNLLENLKKEYNLTYLFISHDLAVISQISDRIAIMYLGSIIEIIRCEDLLAEAVHPYTTDLLASVPVPDPRQRKDRRKTLMGEPPNPLNPPAGCRFHPRCRLAWQVCRQEKPTLRLIENEHMVACHLYGNR, via the coding sequence ATGATTCTTTTGAAAGTTGCTAATTTGAAAAAGAAATACAATACAAGTTTCGGACATTTTTCCGCGGCAAAGGAAATTGTGTATGCTGTAGAGGATATATCGTTTTCCCTGCGGCAGGGGGAAACTCTGGCTTTAGCCGGGGAGAGCGGGTGTGGGAAAAGTACCCTGGCCCGGTTGATTTTGAGACTGGAGGAACCGACCGGGGGGAAAATAATATTTGCAGGTGAGGATATTACAAATCTTTCAGGGAAAAAGCTGCGGCATATAAGAAAAAATATGCAGATTGTTTTCCAAGATTCCAGTTCATCTCTGAATCAGTTGCAAACTGTTGGGGCAAGTATTGAAGAACCTCTGAATAATTTCCAAATCAGGACCCCCAAAGATCGTAAACAAAGAGTAGAAGAGTTAATGGAAATGGTAGGTATTGATCGTGGGTATATCAACAAGTACCCACATCAACTAAGCGGCGGACAACGCCAGAGAGTCAGCCTGGCCAGGGCCCTGGCTATTACGCCACGGTTATTGGTGCTTGATGAACCTGTTTCCAGTCTGGATGTTTCTATTCAGGCTCAAATATTAAATTTATTAGAAAACTTAAAAAAAGAATATAATTTGACTTATTTGTTTATCTCTCATGATTTGGCAGTGATCAGTCAAATTAGTGATCGGATAGCTATAATGTATTTGGGCAGTATTATAGAGATAATCCGTTGTGAGGATTTGTTAGCAGAAGCCGTTCATCCCTATACGACAGATCTTCTGGCTTCTGTTCCTGTGCCGGACCCCCGGCAAAGGAAAGACAGGCGGAAAACTCTAATGGGCGAACCTCCAAATCCTCTTAACCCGCCCGCCGGTTGTCGTTTTCATCCCCGGTGCAGGTTGGCCTGGCAAGTATGCCGGCAGGAGAAACCTACCTTGCGGCTAATTGAAAATGAACACATGGTTGCCTGTCATTTATACGGGAACAGGTAG
- the msrB gene encoding peptide-methionine (R)-S-oxide reductase MsrB, with protein MKDSIDLGRDEFATFAGGCFWCMVRAFQETAGVADVISGYTGGCKENPTYEEVCTHTTGHYEAVQVRFNPVVVSYEKLLEVFWRQIDPTDPGGQFFDRGSPYQTAIFYHNEEQKQQAESSKKALIESNRFDKPVVTLILPAATFFPAEEYHQDYHQKNPLHYNQYRRSSGRDAFIEKYWEDKRSKDKEPLKQRLTKLQYEVTQNNATEPPFRNEYWDNQREGIYVDIVSGEPLFSSIDKFNSGCGWPSFAKPLNAKNIKEEIDLSHGMKRTEVRSQAVDSHLGHVFQDGPTPTGLRYCINSAALRFIPKENLLKEGYDEYLSLFNFER; from the coding sequence ATGAAAGACAGTATCGATCTTGGACGTGATGAATTCGCTACCTTTGCAGGAGGGTGCTTCTGGTGCATGGTGCGAGCGTTTCAAGAGACAGCAGGTGTTGCTGATGTGATATCCGGTTATACCGGTGGTTGTAAGGAAAATCCCACCTATGAAGAGGTTTGTACCCATACTACCGGTCACTACGAGGCGGTGCAGGTTCGTTTCAATCCGGTTGTCGTGAGCTATGAGAAACTGCTTGAGGTATTCTGGAGACAAATTGATCCAACTGATCCAGGCGGTCAGTTTTTTGACCGTGGGTCTCCATATCAAACGGCGATTTTTTATCATAACGAAGAGCAAAAACAACAAGCAGAATCATCTAAAAAGGCTCTTATTGAAAGTAATCGGTTCGACAAACCTGTAGTAACGCTTATACTTCCGGCGGCAACCTTTTTCCCGGCTGAGGAATACCACCAGGATTACCATCAGAAGAACCCTCTTCACTACAACCAGTATCGCCGGAGTTCGGGCCGTGATGCGTTTATTGAGAAATACTGGGAGGATAAAAGGAGTAAGGATAAAGAGCCGCTTAAGCAGAGGCTCACTAAGCTACAGTATGAAGTCACCCAAAATAATGCCACGGAGCCTCCATTTAGAAATGAATATTGGGATAATCAACGCGAAGGCATTTATGTGGATATTGTATCAGGCGAGCCGCTTTTCAGTTCCATTGACAAATTTAATTCCGGTTGCGGCTGGCCAAGCTTTGCCAAACCGCTTAACGCTAAAAATATTAAGGAGGAAATAGACCTAAGTCATGGCATGAAGCGCACGGAGGTTCGCAGCCAGGCGGTAGACTCACATCTAGGCCATGTTTTCCAGGACGGACCAACTCCAACCGGTTTACGTTATTGCATCAATTCCGCCGCCTTGCGGTTTATTCCGAAGGAAAATCTGCTAAAGGAGGGATATGACGAGTACCTTAGCCTATTTAATTTTGAACGTTGA
- a CDS encoding jacalin-like lectin produces the protein MFTVEKIKSFGTSGGGEFSDPTDIMNNYILREIKITDDDNNVHGIECTWKDIQGKQHSEPRRGGQWGGLNEEIVILDPDEYICKIEGTIGTGWRPLLNRIRFTTNKGNLFPKKKKYYGGATDGNNFTIDGLRLAGFYGRCGYGIDNIGFYSRVDKSEYLYFTDFVKSHEYGGDGGNPFTDNPPTDVPTHLKEIEFKYGNDLNDIRCKCRNQNGKMYVGEEHSGRWGDNYYIFLLDNDEVVTTVKGSLSKDKKGVRSLQLQTNKNRVSDIIGSNDGIDPFEIKANTVGFFGRAGCSIDKIGVLSGVPVKLEYYRMSVWIAPTTIPGPIPIKGDHTWVTGSDKSCWRGLGGNDPNYYCNPNRWTYNPNTNDYDYLPPPGCKGKLLEKGKGDMSKAALMAGREHNLVLIINGKPTNTGITMFHAGITYGLIGVCHQIANRVLLPSGITVDGAAGYNLSWWFFDVYGTYWRYANYYAFIGVLYKMVKDKYPNENLFLIIAQIILIADNVTKDPRGEFIQRCKDSGITPPIFAENKLLSQLFQLNDKYSPPTSARDSVIMHHSFHLEEVEIMLNYRNSKMLKPVSESVIRDIRDVIDQLLRPTDEEMAFSAALSHAANTNDLQSIGDLVSSNEYISNGVKALSQINSFALALQDKIEKILSPKDYEALFGYPSGERYYLINPFFFEKNYNTHIRN, from the coding sequence ATGTTTACAGTCGAGAAGATAAAAAGCTTCGGTACCTCAGGCGGGGGTGAATTTTCCGACCCTACTGATATTATGAATAATTATATACTCAGGGAAATTAAGATCACGGATGATGATAATAATGTTCATGGAATAGAGTGTACATGGAAAGATATCCAAGGTAAGCAGCATAGTGAACCAAGGCGTGGAGGGCAATGGGGAGGCTTAAATGAAGAGATAGTAATATTAGATCCTGATGAATACATTTGTAAAATCGAAGGCACGATTGGTACAGGGTGGCGGCCACTTCTTAATAGAATAAGATTTACAACAAATAAAGGAAATTTATTCCCGAAAAAAAAGAAATATTATGGAGGGGCCACGGATGGCAATAATTTTACAATTGATGGGCTAAGACTAGCTGGCTTTTATGGAAGATGTGGTTATGGAATTGATAATATAGGTTTCTACTCTCGGGTTGACAAAAGTGAATATTTGTATTTTACTGATTTTGTAAAAAGTCATGAATATGGTGGAGATGGAGGTAATCCGTTTACAGATAACCCCCCCACTGATGTTCCTACACACCTTAAAGAAATAGAATTTAAATATGGAAATGATTTAAATGATATCAGATGTAAATGCAGAAATCAAAATGGTAAGATGTATGTTGGTGAAGAACATTCCGGTCGGTGGGGCGATAATTACTATATATTTCTCCTGGATAATGATGAGGTAGTTACAACTGTCAAAGGATCATTATCTAAAGATAAAAAGGGTGTACGCAGCCTCCAATTACAAACAAATAAAAATAGGGTCAGCGATATAATTGGTAGTAATGACGGAATTGACCCTTTTGAAATAAAGGCTAACACAGTCGGTTTCTTTGGCCGTGCTGGGTGTTCGATAGACAAAATAGGCGTTCTCTCGGGTGTACCCGTGAAGCTTGAGTATTACAGGATGTCGGTTTGGATCGCGCCTACGACCATTCCCGGACCAATTCCTATCAAAGGAGACCATACCTGGGTAACAGGGTCTGACAAGAGTTGCTGGCGCGGTTTAGGTGGCAATGATCCTAATTATTATTGTAATCCAAATCGTTGGACATACAATCCAAATACAAATGACTATGATTATCTACCGCCGCCGGGTTGTAAAGGCAAACTTCTTGAAAAAGGTAAAGGGGATATGTCTAAAGCAGCACTTATGGCTGGTCGAGAGCATAACTTAGTTCTTATTATTAACGGTAAACCAACCAATACTGGTATAACTATGTTTCATGCCGGTATCACCTACGGATTAATTGGAGTATGTCACCAAATAGCCAACCGTGTCTTACTGCCTTCAGGAATAACAGTGGATGGTGCAGCTGGTTATAATTTAAGTTGGTGGTTTTTTGATGTTTATGGGACGTATTGGAGATATGCCAATTATTATGCATTCATCGGAGTTTTATATAAAATGGTTAAAGACAAGTACCCTAACGAAAATTTATTCCTAATAATTGCACAAATTATTTTGATAGCAGATAATGTTACGAAAGATCCGAGAGGGGAATTCATCCAGCGCTGTAAGGATAGCGGAATAACACCACCAATTTTTGCGGAAAATAAATTGTTAAGTCAGTTATTTCAACTTAATGATAAATATTCTCCGCCAACTTCCGCCAGAGATTCAGTAATTATGCATCATAGTTTTCATTTAGAAGAAGTAGAAATAATGTTGAATTATCGCAATTCCAAAATGTTAAAACCCGTAAGTGAATCTGTTATTCGTGATATTAGAGATGTTATAGATCAGCTTTTACGACCAACTGATGAGGAAATGGCATTTTCAGCTGCTCTTTCTCATGCAGCTAACACCAATGATTTGCAAAGTATTGGCGATTTAGTTTCAAGTAACGAATATATCTCGAACGGAGTAAAAGCATTATCACAAATAAACTCTTTTGCTCTTGCACTTCAGGATAAGATAGAAAAAATTTTAAGTCCGAAAGATTATGAAGCTTTGTTTGGCTATCCTTCCGGGGAAAGATATTATCTTATAAACCCATTTTTCTTTGAAAAAAATTATAATACACACATTAGAAATTAA
- a CDS encoding RNA polymerase sigma factor produces MDIPEEIIERVYLKDERAYEELFRLSWDQAVRICWLILRHQQDAEEVAQDAFLKLYVHRQHLQDVRAFRSWFYRILVNTALDKVRKRKAVINIDEIHLSSPSNDILQAERRMLIDGAMRHLSYGERTAVVLVHFIGCTEAEAAEAAGWKLGKLKYRLNRARRVLAQEINEEVKDMVNTKGGVQYV; encoded by the coding sequence GTGGATATACCGGAGGAAATTATTGAACGTGTATACCTTAAAGATGAGCGAGCGTACGAGGAATTATTCCGGCTTAGCTGGGATCAAGCTGTTCGAATCTGCTGGCTGATTCTAAGGCACCAACAAGATGCTGAGGAGGTCGCTCAAGATGCGTTTCTTAAACTCTATGTACACCGACAACACCTACAAGATGTGCGTGCATTCCGTAGTTGGTTCTACCGAATTTTAGTAAACACAGCATTGGACAAAGTGCGCAAGCGGAAGGCTGTTATAAACATTGACGAAATTCACCTTTCTAGCCCAAGTAACGATATCCTGCAGGCTGAACGCCGCATGCTCATCGACGGGGCTATGAGACATCTATCATATGGTGAGAGAACCGCCGTCGTCCTCGTACATTTCATTGGTTGCACGGAGGCCGAGGCTGCCGAGGCCGCCGGATGGAAACTGGGCAAGCTCAAATATCGCCTGAATCGTGCACGACGTGTTCTCGCTCAGGAGATTAATGAGGAAGTAAAAGATATGGTTAACACCAAAGGAGGCGTTCAGTATGTCTGA
- a CDS encoding DUF4179 domain-containing protein: MSDIFHKALMEDAARINVSKMTWAQVKRGHSRAHGKADWKRWLPVYAVSAAILVIVAIGVSGFVSPVMAKALQKIPIIGELYSFTYISKLNQYASDANPSATDQGITVSAPKAYYDGKQVKLIYAIQVPEGYEPIDVTQINLTVTKILLNGKPLPIDSAEGGDSLVSPNMYRGDVGWYLSSDQVSRSGMLTIPIRQVGTIKGNWTLYVPVSSVAIDNAIETVFPKDASSTYEGITITVNKVSKGPVYTTISMQVRQPLQMNSRLPFYMPLNGMVLIVLTPSRQDLAGEYIGALQPSKKFGNEEVWDDVTMQCITPSDDVKSIIVEPVLLGLERSQNIPQLDVIVPLN, encoded by the coding sequence ATGTCTGACATATTTCACAAGGCATTAATGGAAGATGCTGCACGCATTAACGTATCCAAAATGACATGGGCACAAGTAAAACGAGGCCATAGTCGCGCACACGGAAAGGCTGACTGGAAACGTTGGCTGCCCGTCTACGCAGTCAGTGCCGCAATATTAGTAATCGTGGCGATTGGCGTTTCAGGATTCGTTTCACCTGTAATGGCCAAGGCATTGCAAAAAATACCAATCATTGGTGAGTTATACTCGTTTACTTATATTTCGAAACTCAACCAGTATGCGTCGGATGCAAATCCGTCGGCAACTGACCAGGGAATTACCGTGTCTGCGCCAAAAGCCTATTATGATGGCAAGCAGGTGAAATTAATCTATGCTATTCAGGTACCGGAAGGGTACGAACCGATTGATGTTACACAAATTAACCTTACTGTGACAAAGATTCTATTGAACGGTAAACCGCTTCCTATTGATAGTGCCGAGGGGGGGGATTCTTTGGTATCACCAAATATGTATCGTGGTGATGTTGGTTGGTACCTGTCATCTGATCAGGTGTCGCGAAGCGGCATGCTGACGATTCCTATTCGTCAGGTGGGTACAATAAAAGGAAATTGGACACTATATGTTCCAGTTTCTAGTGTAGCGATAGATAATGCCATTGAAACAGTGTTTCCAAAGGATGCAAGCAGTACCTATGAGGGAATCACAATCACTGTCAACAAGGTATCTAAAGGACCGGTATACACAACTATCTCAATGCAAGTACGCCAGCCACTACAGATGAATAGCAGACTTCCGTTTTATATGCCTTTAAACGGCATGGTTCTGATCGTTTTAACACCAAGCCGCCAGGATCTTGCCGGAGAGTACATTGGCGCGCTACAACCTTCCAAAAAATTTGGAAATGAAGAAGTTTGGGACGACGTAACAATGCAATGTATTACCCCGTCAGATGATGTAAAGTCCATTATTGTTGAACCTGTTTTGCTTGGCTTAGAAAGATCTCAAAATATACCACAACTTGACGTTATTGTTCCACTTAATTGA